From Coffea arabica cultivar ET-39 chromosome 2e, Coffea Arabica ET-39 HiFi, whole genome shotgun sequence, the proteins below share one genomic window:
- the LOC113730718 gene encoding OVARIAN TUMOR DOMAIN-containing deubiquitinating enzyme 4 isoform X2, whose amino-acid sequence MLSALCARPKSWLFTTLFLSHAHSSAAALVHNRLIGSPLLKSVVVANADQRRHHSSSCRLVDTSAQGGAASIWHAILPAGDGDLDLHRTKRNVFVHHHDELMNKGEGSWNVAWDARPARWLHNRDSAWLLFGVCACLAAPPLPLLADSSEFVDGETDEFRHEAAAMTVVENRKCANFRVTGVPADGRCLFRAIAHVAWLRKGESVPDENRQRELADELRALVVEELLKRRKDAEWFIEGDFDAYVERIEKPYVWGGEPELLMASHVLNFVR is encoded by the exons ATGCTCAGTGCACTATGTGCTCGCCCTAAATCTTGGCTATTCACTACTTTATTCTTGTCTCATGCCCACAGCTCGGCAGCGGCTCTTGTTCACAATCGGCTCATTGGCAGCCCTCTTTTGAAATCCGTAGTGGTTGCCAACGCCGATCAAAGGAGACACCACTCCAGTAGTTGTCGTCTCGTCGACACCTCCGCTCAGGGTGGCGCTGCGTCTATATGGCATGCAATCCTTCCCGCCGGTGACGGGGATTTGGATCTCCACCGAACCAAGAGGAATGTGTTCGTCCACCACCACGATGAATTGATGAATAAAGGTGAAGGCTCGTGGAATGTGGCTTGGGATGCCAGGCCGGCGCGCTGGCTTCACAATCGTGATTCTGCGTGGTTATTGTTTGGAGTTTGCGCTTGCTTAGCCGCGCCCCCATTGCCGCTGTTAGCGGATTCATCTGAGTTCGTCGATGGGGAAACGGATGAATTCAGACATGAAGCAGCAGCAATGACCGTTGTAGAAAATCGAAAGTGTGCCAACTTTAGAGTTACAG GGGTGCCAGCAGATGGGAGATGTCTGTTTAGAGCAATAGCTCACGTGGCATGGTTGAGAAAAGGGGAGAGTGTTCCTGATGAAAACCGCCAAAGGGAACTCGCTGATGAATTAAGAGCTCTG GTTGTTGAGGAGTTGTTAAAGAGGCGAAAAGATGCAGAATG GTTTATTGAAGGAGATTTTGATGCATATgtggaaagaattgaaaaacCTTATGTATGGGGCGGGGAACCAGAATTGCTAATGGCTTCTCATGTTCTCAA TTTTGTGCGATGA
- the LOC113730718 gene encoding OVARIAN TUMOR DOMAIN-containing deubiquitinating enzyme 4 isoform X1: protein MLSALCARPKSWLFTTLFLSHAHSSAAALVHNRLIGSPLLKSVVVANADQRRHHSSSCRLVDTSAQGGAASIWHAILPAGDGDLDLHRTKRNVFVHHHDELMNKGEGSWNVAWDARPARWLHNRDSAWLLFGVCACLAAPPLPLLADSSEFVDGETDEFRHEAAAMTVVENRKCANFRVTGVPADGRCLFRAIAHVAWLRKGESVPDENRQRELADELRALVVEELLKRRKDAEWFIEGDFDAYVERIEKPYVWGGEPELLMASHVLKAPISVFMIDRSSGNLINIAKYGEEYKKDEESPINILFHGYGHYDIVDVVSEGYQKVEGGYQRVEAA, encoded by the exons ATGCTCAGTGCACTATGTGCTCGCCCTAAATCTTGGCTATTCACTACTTTATTCTTGTCTCATGCCCACAGCTCGGCAGCGGCTCTTGTTCACAATCGGCTCATTGGCAGCCCTCTTTTGAAATCCGTAGTGGTTGCCAACGCCGATCAAAGGAGACACCACTCCAGTAGTTGTCGTCTCGTCGACACCTCCGCTCAGGGTGGCGCTGCGTCTATATGGCATGCAATCCTTCCCGCCGGTGACGGGGATTTGGATCTCCACCGAACCAAGAGGAATGTGTTCGTCCACCACCACGATGAATTGATGAATAAAGGTGAAGGCTCGTGGAATGTGGCTTGGGATGCCAGGCCGGCGCGCTGGCTTCACAATCGTGATTCTGCGTGGTTATTGTTTGGAGTTTGCGCTTGCTTAGCCGCGCCCCCATTGCCGCTGTTAGCGGATTCATCTGAGTTCGTCGATGGGGAAACGGATGAATTCAGACATGAAGCAGCAGCAATGACCGTTGTAGAAAATCGAAAGTGTGCCAACTTTAGAGTTACAG GGGTGCCAGCAGATGGGAGATGTCTGTTTAGAGCAATAGCTCACGTGGCATGGTTGAGAAAAGGGGAGAGTGTTCCTGATGAAAACCGCCAAAGGGAACTCGCTGATGAATTAAGAGCTCTG GTTGTTGAGGAGTTGTTAAAGAGGCGAAAAGATGCAGAATG GTTTATTGAAGGAGATTTTGATGCATATgtggaaagaattgaaaaacCTTATGTATGGGGCGGGGAACCAGAATTGCTAATGGCTTCTCATGTTCTCAA GGCGCCAATTTCTGTGTTTATGATTGATAGAAGCTCTggtaatttaataaatatagcAAAGTATGGTGAAGAGTATAAGAAAGATGAAGAGAGTCCAATTAACATTCTATTTCATGGATATGGACATTATGACATAGTGGATGTTGTCTCTGAAGGTTACCAGAAAGTAGAAGGAGGATATCAGAGAGTAGAAGCAGCCTAG
- the LOC113730718 gene encoding OVARIAN TUMOR DOMAIN-containing deubiquitinating enzyme 4 isoform X3 gives MLSALCARPKSWLFTTLFLSHAHSSAAALVHNRLIGSPLLKSVVVANADQRRHHSSSCRLVDTSAQGGAASIWHAILPAGDGDLDLHRTKRNVFVHHHDELMNKGEGSWNVAWDARPARWLHNRDSAWLLFGVCACLAAPPLPLLADSSEFVDGETDEFRHEAAAMTVVENRKCANFRVTGVPADGRCLFRAIAHVAWLRKGESVPDENRQRELADELRALVVEELLKRRKDAEWFIEGDFDAYVERIEKPYVWGGEPELLMASHVLKV, from the exons ATGCTCAGTGCACTATGTGCTCGCCCTAAATCTTGGCTATTCACTACTTTATTCTTGTCTCATGCCCACAGCTCGGCAGCGGCTCTTGTTCACAATCGGCTCATTGGCAGCCCTCTTTTGAAATCCGTAGTGGTTGCCAACGCCGATCAAAGGAGACACCACTCCAGTAGTTGTCGTCTCGTCGACACCTCCGCTCAGGGTGGCGCTGCGTCTATATGGCATGCAATCCTTCCCGCCGGTGACGGGGATTTGGATCTCCACCGAACCAAGAGGAATGTGTTCGTCCACCACCACGATGAATTGATGAATAAAGGTGAAGGCTCGTGGAATGTGGCTTGGGATGCCAGGCCGGCGCGCTGGCTTCACAATCGTGATTCTGCGTGGTTATTGTTTGGAGTTTGCGCTTGCTTAGCCGCGCCCCCATTGCCGCTGTTAGCGGATTCATCTGAGTTCGTCGATGGGGAAACGGATGAATTCAGACATGAAGCAGCAGCAATGACCGTTGTAGAAAATCGAAAGTGTGCCAACTTTAGAGTTACAG GGGTGCCAGCAGATGGGAGATGTCTGTTTAGAGCAATAGCTCACGTGGCATGGTTGAGAAAAGGGGAGAGTGTTCCTGATGAAAACCGCCAAAGGGAACTCGCTGATGAATTAAGAGCTCTG GTTGTTGAGGAGTTGTTAAAGAGGCGAAAAGATGCAGAATG GTTTATTGAAGGAGATTTTGATGCATATgtggaaagaattgaaaaacCTTATGTATGGGGCGGGGAACCAGAATTGCTAATGGCTTCTCATGTTCTCAA AGTATAG
- the LOC113730717 gene encoding glucomannan 4-beta-mannosyltransferase 9-like: MESLSSGAVIPPEAFQGGPGDVTGLLGCLWQQAKAPLLVPFLKMMVFLCLTMSILLFVERVYMGIVVVLIKIFRWKPEKKYKWEPMKEDLEMGNLGYPMVLVQIPMCNEKEVYQLSIGAACGLSWPTDRIIIQVLDDSTDPAIKALKEQECKRWASKGINIKYEIRENRNGYKAGALREGMKHSYVKLCDYVAIFDADFQPEHNFLRRTIPFLVHNPELALVQTRWKFVNSDECLMTRMQEMSLNYHFIVEQEVGSRTYSFFGFNGTAGVWRISALNEAGGWKDRTTVEDMDLAIRAGLKGWKFVYVGEVEVKNELPSTFKAYRHQQHRWSCGPANLFRKMAMEIVRCKKVSPWKKFYLIYSFFFVRKIVAHMVTFIFYCVVLPATIVIPEVQVPVWGAVYIPSVITLLNAVGTPRSFHLVIFWILFENVMSLHRTKATFIGLLEAGRVNEWIVTEKLGHVLQTKLGSKVPKKPRFRMGDRLHLLELFVGFYLFFCGCYDVAFGKSHFFIYLFLQSTAFFTAGFGYVGTFVPSSY; the protein is encoded by the exons ATGGAGAGCCTTTCATCCGGGGCTGTGATTCCACCTGAGGCCTTCCAGGGTGGCCCGGGTGATGTTACCGGCCTTCTTGGATGTCTATGGCAGCAGGCGAAAGCACCATTGTTggtgccatttttgaaaatgaTGGTCTTTTTGTGCCTGACAATGTCGATACTGTTATTCGTGGAAAGAGTTTATATGGGAATTGTCGTAGTTTTGATAAAGATATTCAGGTGGAAACCCGAGAAGAAGTACAAATGGGAGCCAATGAAGGAAGATTTGGAGATGGGAAATTTAGGCTACCCCATGGTTTTAGTGCAAATTCCAATGTGCAATGAAAAAGAG GTGTATCAGCTGTCAATTGGTGCTGCTTGCGGCTTATCATGGCCGACTGATCGAATCATAATTCAAGTTCTTGATGATTCAACGGATCCTGCTATCAAG GCCTTAAAGGAGCAAGAGTGCAAGAGATGGGCAAGCAAAGGCATAAACATAAAGTATGAGATTAGAGAGAACCGCAACGGCTATAAAGCTGGTGCTCTTAGGGAAGGAATGAAGCATAGCTATGTGAAGCTATGTGACTATGTCGCCATCTTTGATGCTGATTTTCAACCTGAGCATAATTTCTTGCGTCGTACCATTCCTTTTCTCGTGCATAATCCTGAGTTAGCTCTGGTTCAAACCCGTTGGAAATTCG TGAATTCTGATGAATGCTTGATGACAAGAATGCAAGAGATGTCTCTTAATTACCATTTCATTGTGGAGCAAGAAGTTGGATCCCGCACTTactctttttttggttttaatg GAACCGCTGGCGTATGGCGAATTTCAGCACTTAATGAAGCTGGAGGGTGGAAGGACAGAACAACTGTGGAGGATATGGACCTGGCTATCCGAGCCGGTCTCAAAGGCTGGAAATTTGTGTATGTTGGTGAAGTCGAG GTGAAGAATGAATTGCCAAGTACTTTCAAAGCATACCGGCACCAGCAACATCGATGGTCCTGCGGTCCTGCTAATCTGTTCAGGAAAATGGCTATGGAAATAGTTAGATGCAAG AAAGTCTCTCCATGGAAGAAGTTTTATCTAATATACAGTTTCTTCTTTGTTCGGAAGATAGTAGCACATATGGTCACGTTCATCTTCTACTGCGTTGTCCTGCCTGCAACTATTGTGATTCCCGAAGTACAAGTTCCGGTTTGGGGAGCTGTGTATATTCCGTCTGTAATTACCCTTCTGAATGCAGTCGGGACACCAag ATCATTCCACCTAGTAATTTTCTGGATCCTCTTTGAAAACGTAATGTCTCTGCATCGAACCAAGGCCACATTCATAGGTCTACTTGAGGCAGGGAGAGTTAACGAGTGGATTGTCACGGAAAAATTGGGACATGTCCTACAGACGAAGTTGGGCTCTAAAGTTCCCAAGAAGCCTCGTTTCAGGATGGGAGACAG ATTACATCTTCTGGAGCTCTTTGTTGGGTTTTACCTATTCTTTTGTGGGTGTTATGATGTGGCTTTTGGAAAGAGCCACTTCTTTATATACCTTTTCCTTCAATCAACGGCATTTTTCACAGCAGGATTCGGGTACGTTGGCACCTTTGTCCCTAGTTCTTACTAA
- the LOC113730719 gene encoding GABA transporter 1-like, with protein MNLNLTLKLNILNLYCSKPTGVDLLISLSVLHNPSYRPQFCSNILGRLFTHTFYPQNRSHINHTHRRWKMGTAVLDSPKLSPEHGEKGGAATVGPKELDAGALFVLKSRGTWLQCGYHLTTAIVAPALLSLPFAFALLGWAGGVLSLALAGLVTFYSYNLLSLVLEHHAALGKRQLRFRDMAHDVLGPGWGRYFVGPLQLGICYGAVIACTLLGGQSLKYIYLVARPNGSMELYHFVVIFGGLTLVMAQMPSFHSLRHINLISLLLCLAYCACTTAGAIYVGYSKNAPPRDYSITGVGINTVFGAFNAFSIIATTYGNGIIPEIQATIAPPVTGKMFKGLLVCYAVVISTFFSVAISGYWAFGNQSQQSVLSNFMVNNHPLLPKWFLLMTNVFTLVQVSAVVLVYMQPTNVVIERAFADPKKDQFSVRNVVPRLIFRSLSIVLATTLAAMLPFFGDIMALFGAFGCIPLDFILPMVFYNLTFKPSRKGLVYWGNTIIAVLSTVLALVGAVASVRQMILDAKTYRLFANM; from the exons ATGAATCTGAATCTTACCTTAAAGCTGAATATCCTTAATTTATACTGCTCGAAACCAACCGGCGTTGACTTGTTGATTTCACTCTCAGTGCTGCATAACCCCTCGTATCGCCCACAATTCTGTTCCAACATTTTGGGTCGTTTATTCACACACACATTCTATCCGCAGAACAGATCCCACATAAATCACACGCATAGAAGGTGGAAAATGGGAACTGCTGTCCTAGATTCCCCCAAGCTATCCCCAGAACATGGAGAAAAAGGTGGTGCAGCAACAGTCGGCCCCAAAGAGCTTGATGCTGGTGCCCTTTTCGTCCTGAAATCCCGAG GGACATGGTTGCAGTGTGGATACCATCTAACAACAGCAATAGTTGCGCCGGCACTATTGAGCTTGCCCTTTGCATTTGCCTTGTTGGGATGGGCGGGTGGAGTTTTGAGCCTCGCCCTCGCCGGGCTGGTGACCTTCTACTCCTACAACCTTCTATCCTTAGTACTGGAGCACCATGCGGCGCTTGGAAAGCGCCAGCTTCGTTTCAGGGACATGGCTCATGATGTTTTAG GGCCAGGATGGGGTCGGTATTTCGTTGGCCCACTTCAATTGGGCATTTGTTATGGGGCCGTCATTGCATGTACACTTCTGGGTGGACAGAGCTTAAAG TATATTTACTTGGTGGCTAGACCGAACGGGAGCATGGAACTGTACCATTTCGTTGTTATTTTCGGAGGCTTAACATTAGTAATGGCCCAAATGCCATCATTTCATTCATTGAGGCATATCAATCTCATCTCCTTGCTTCTTTGTCTTGCTTACTGCGCTTGCACCACTGCAGGAGCCATATATGTAG GATACTCTAAAAATGCTCCTCCAAGGGACTACTCAATCACTGGAGTTGGTATAAATACAGTCTTTGGTGCCTTCAACGCTTTTTCAATTATTGCCACAACATATGGCAATGGAATTATACCTGAAATTCAG GCCACTATAGCCCCTCCAGTAACGGGGAAAATGTTTAAAGGGTTATTGGTTTGCTATGCAGTTGTGATTTCCACATTCTTCAGTGTTGCAATTTCTGGATACTGGGCATTTGGAAATCAGTCTCAACAATCTGTTCTCTCAAATTTCATGGTCAATAACCATCCTTTACTGCCTAAGTGGTTTCTTCTGATGACCAATGTCTTCACCTTGGTGCAAGTATCAGCAGTTGTCTTG GTTTACATGCAACCGACAAATGTTGTTATAGAGCGGGCATTTGCAGATCCTAAGAAAGACCAATTCTCGGTCAGGAATGTTGTTCCCCGTCTGATATTCCGGTCATTATCAATCGTCCTAGCAACAACCTTGGCCGCAATGCTACCTTTCTTTGGAGACATTATGGCATTGTTTGGGGCCTTTGGTTGTATTCCTTTGGATTTCATTTTGCCAATGGTTTTCTATAACCTCACGTTCAAACCCTCAAGGAAGGGCTTGGTCTACTGGGGAAACACAATTATTGCAGTTTTATCCACAGTTTTGGCCTTGGTTGGGGCAGTTGCATCGGTGAGGCAGATGATTTTGGATGCCAAGACTTACCGTTTGTTTGCTAACATGTAA
- the LOC113730720 gene encoding uncharacterized protein — translation MGKSDDSITRRKNKKSRKKQENKDSSKVSNRIASIIAAKKRRLTGKRRKCQGMCFSLPTSEDPFNDRYGETDAVKNKKRPLDSRVDKTHMDKKRALSRNMAANKDHANEDAKKEKLFKLEKIENNTIASVTVFKSEGKQDVGKPGKTEVPMLQACGNKTDEGGHEIFQDCPSKFLVLCLNTIQNALQHESAFSSEDRPFFVHKWGVEFWKFYSSGRDIVETSGADSDSEQIAWVVSCAADTIARNEKGGLSFSSPFLLFIVPSQEKAAKVRKICKPLKALGIHTVSLHPGASIDHQIRGLKSCEPEFLLSTPKRLLELVSLNEVDISGVSLLVVCWLLKLLGEDFVSDSGY, via the exons ATGGGGAAAAGCGATGATTCAATAACgagaaggaaaaataaaaagagcagaaaaaagcaagaaaataagGATTCCTCCAAAGTCTCTAATCGCATAGCTTCCATTATTGCTGCTAAAAAGCGTCGACTAACAGGCAAACGCCGCAAGTGTCAG GGTATGTGTTTTAGCCTTCCTACATCTGAGGATCCATTCAATGATAGATACGGTGAAACTGATGCTGTGAAGAATAAGAAACGACCTCTAGATTCTAGAGTAGACAAGACACATATGGACAAGAAGCGAGCATTGTCAAGGAACATGGCTGCTAATAAAGATCATGCAAATGAAGatgccaaaaaagaaaagttatttAAACTTGAGAAGATTGAGAACAACACAATTGCATCTGTTACAGTCTTTAAATCTGAGGGGAAGCAAGATGTGGGGAAGCCTGGAAAAACGGAGGTCCCAATGCTTCAGGCCTGTGGGAACAAAACTGATGAAGGAGGGCATGAAATTTTTCAAGATTGCCCATCAAAGTTTTTAGTTCTTTGTCTGAATACCATTCAGAATGCTCTGCAACATGAATCGGCCTTTAGCAGTGAAGATAGACCTTTCTTTGTTCACAAATGGGGAGTTGAGTTTTGGAAGTTTTATTCAAGTGGAAGGGATATAGTAGAGACCAGTGGAGCAGATTCTGATTCCGAGCAAATTGCTTGGGTGGTGTCGTGTGCTGCTGATACCATTGCAAGAAACGAGAAGGGAGGATTGTCATTTAGCAGtccctttcttttattcattgtgCCATCTCAAGAAAAGGCTGCCAAG GTACGGAAAATCTGCAAGCCTTTGAAAGCTCTTGGAATACATACAGTGAGTTTGCATCCAGGTGCCTCAATAGATCATCAAATTCGAGG GTTAAAAAGTTGTGAACCAGAGTTTCTATTATCTACACCTAAGAGACTTCTAGAGCTCGTCTCCTTAAACGAGGTCGACATCAGTGGGGTTTCCTTGCTG